Proteins found in one Acinetobacter sp. XH1741 genomic segment:
- the lolB gene encoding lipoprotein insertase outer membrane protein LolB, producing MSKLAQLCTAICGSSVLFLTGCQHFTQPKPAVTHQVQDEKHFNLQGKIGVRTPQQSGSAFFTWVQQQDNFDIELSGILGVGKTQIQGKPGEVTLNSSKTGLITAASPEELLERATGWQAPITHLTSWILAKPATLNAQISKDNANRVSQLIEDGWTVDFSYNGEQTLPNKLVLKQALAEDKENRITMVIQNR from the coding sequence ATGAGCAAACTTGCCCAACTGTGCACAGCGATCTGTGGATCAAGTGTGTTATTTTTAACCGGTTGTCAGCATTTTACTCAGCCTAAACCCGCAGTTACCCACCAAGTACAAGATGAAAAACACTTCAACTTGCAAGGAAAAATTGGAGTGCGCACACCACAACAAAGTGGTAGCGCCTTCTTTACATGGGTTCAGCAACAAGATAATTTTGATATCGAATTAAGCGGTATTTTAGGTGTTGGAAAAACACAAATTCAGGGAAAACCGGGTGAAGTCACTCTAAACAGTTCAAAAACTGGGCTCATTACAGCTGCGTCTCCTGAGGAGCTACTAGAACGTGCTACAGGCTGGCAAGCACCGATTACGCACTTAACGAGTTGGATCTTAGCAAAGCCAGCAACTTTAAATGCTCAAATTAGCAAAGATAACGCAAATCGCGTTAGCCAACTTATTGAAGATGGATGGACTGTTGATTTTAGTTATAACGGCGAACAAACTTTACCAAATAAACTGGTTTTAAAGCAGGCTCTTGCTGAAGATAAAGAAAACCGTATTACAATGGTCATCCAAAACCGCTAA
- a CDS encoding tetratricopeptide repeat protein, with product MNSRINFNGASIRQYSTTFLLLGSMSSYVYARPLQETYAVHSFDQALQQSMVAEFALAYDDIPTALHNYTVLAIKSNSTTIKQRALDVALEYNDLQAALNIATHWVVQEPKDVPALFYLSHIALKTHEYQLAAETLDKILKIDPTADLEQILASIAPENEQDREVLLTALRSSAEKENPSILALIANLEAQNGQLEPALETINRALRRRPKVTSFILMKANLLIALSDQEGALKWYAKSSRKYKKNLDIRLAEVRYLIQINQPQLALEKLEKIIEGNPHAEEALFIAGLTSIDLKQYDKAEQYLVDLRNSAKYQNEAYYYLAINAERKQHYETAKAYYRLVDGSLYIVSRRNLIAIYDKQENLHDALRFLTQERVNYPQHASFLYQAQAEILKKMGNKKAALNLLDEAIKNLPDDPELIYAEVLLLDPYTDRDKLDKTLKQLLQLEPNSPTYLNAYAYTLALQNRRLKEARQYAEQALEYAPEQASILDTLGYIAFLQNDYEAAAEVLGKAYELSHNINIGIRYAKALYMQGSLTQFSAVLQQLKQKHANDPQLQQLDALILPTSVKKS from the coding sequence ATGAATAGCCGTATTAATTTTAACGGTGCTTCGATAAGACAGTATTCTACCACATTCTTATTGTTAGGTAGCATGTCCTCGTATGTCTATGCACGTCCGTTGCAAGAGACCTATGCAGTGCATTCATTTGATCAGGCTCTACAACAGAGTATGGTCGCTGAATTTGCATTAGCTTATGACGATATTCCTACAGCACTACACAACTACACAGTGCTTGCGATTAAAAGCAACTCAACAACAATTAAGCAGCGTGCACTAGACGTTGCACTTGAATATAACGACTTACAAGCTGCATTAAATATTGCAACACACTGGGTTGTTCAAGAGCCCAAAGACGTTCCAGCTTTATTCTATTTATCGCATATTGCATTAAAAACTCATGAATATCAGCTTGCGGCCGAGACTTTAGATAAAATTTTAAAAATCGATCCAACTGCCGATCTTGAACAAATTTTGGCAAGTATTGCACCTGAAAATGAGCAGGATCGAGAAGTCTTATTAACTGCTTTACGTTCTAGTGCAGAAAAGGAAAACCCTTCTATTTTGGCTCTTATCGCCAATCTTGAAGCACAAAATGGTCAATTAGAACCTGCATTAGAAACAATTAACCGTGCACTACGCCGCCGCCCTAAAGTTACAAGCTTTATTTTAATGAAAGCGAACTTGCTTATTGCATTAAGTGATCAGGAAGGTGCTTTAAAATGGTACGCAAAATCTAGTCGTAAATATAAGAAAAATTTAGATATTCGATTAGCAGAAGTACGTTATCTCATTCAGATTAACCAACCTCAACTTGCGCTTGAAAAATTAGAGAAAATTATAGAGGGCAATCCTCATGCTGAAGAGGCATTGTTCATCGCTGGTTTAACCAGTATTGACCTTAAACAATATGATAAAGCAGAACAATATTTGGTTGATTTACGCAACTCTGCAAAATATCAAAATGAAGCATATTACTACTTAGCCATTAATGCCGAACGAAAACAGCATTATGAAACTGCAAAAGCCTATTACCGTTTAGTAGATGGCAGTTTATATATCGTCTCAAGACGTAATCTGATTGCAATCTACGATAAACAAGAAAATTTACATGATGCTCTACGTTTTTTAACCCAAGAGCGGGTCAATTACCCTCAGCACGCAAGCTTTCTCTATCAGGCTCAAGCTGAAATTTTAAAGAAAATGGGCAATAAAAAGGCTGCTTTAAATTTACTCGATGAAGCAATCAAAAATTTACCGGATGACCCAGAACTCATTTATGCAGAGGTTCTATTACTAGACCCTTATACAGATCGCGATAAACTCGATAAAACGCTTAAACAGCTATTACAATTAGAACCAAATAGCCCGACCTATCTTAATGCATATGCTTATACACTAGCTCTGCAAAATCGTAGGTTAAAAGAAGCACGACAATATGCTGAACAAGCTTTGGAATATGCGCCTGAACAAGCCTCAATTCTTGATACGCTAGGTTATATCGCATTTTTACAAAATGATTATGAAGCTGCTGCAGAAGTTTTAGGCAAAGCTTATGAACTCAGTCATAACATAAACATTGGCATTCGTTACGCTAAAGCACTGTATATGCAAGGATCATTAACCCAGTTTAGCGCTGTGTTACAACAACTGAAACAAAAGCACGCGAATGATCCACAATTACAGCAGCTTGATGCGTTAATTTTACCTACATCTGTAAAAAAGAGTTAA
- the hemA gene encoding glutamyl-tRNA reductase — MSFFALGVNHQTASVELREQIAFNAERLSNLLAEQRYHESLKDLVVVSTCNRTEVYAMAEDAESLLKWLADANNIDVKQLIHHVYRYENAQAITHLMRVASGLDSLMLGEPQILGQVKSALALSKEAQTVSPELNSVFEYAFYAAKRVRSETAVGSHAVSMGYAVAQLALQVFSKPEKLTVMVVAAGEMNSLVAKHLAEMGVAKIIICNRSRERADQLAQEITHQVEVEIIDFSTLSENLYRADVVSSCTGSLYQVIAYADVKTALKKRRYQQMLMVDLAVPRDIDPKVESLDGVYLYGVDDLQSVIDENLAQRRQAAVEAEVMVNQLATQLITHQKVKEAGSTIHAYRQHSEEISQQELAHALETLHHGGNPEQVLKEFAHRLTQKLMHPTSMLLREAAKAESPDYFEWLQQHLQDVFDHERKPKR, encoded by the coding sequence ATGTCTTTCTTTGCATTGGGTGTCAACCATCAAACAGCTTCTGTAGAACTCCGCGAGCAAATTGCTTTCAATGCGGAGCGATTAAGTAATTTGCTTGCTGAACAACGTTATCACGAGTCTTTAAAGGACTTGGTGGTTGTCTCAACCTGTAACCGTACAGAAGTCTATGCCATGGCGGAAGATGCCGAAAGCCTTCTGAAATGGTTAGCCGACGCCAATAATATTGATGTAAAGCAGTTAATTCATCATGTTTATCGTTACGAGAATGCTCAAGCCATTACACATTTAATGCGTGTAGCAAGTGGTTTAGACTCATTAATGCTGGGTGAACCACAAATTTTAGGTCAGGTAAAAAGTGCTTTAGCATTGTCTAAAGAAGCACAGACCGTGTCTCCTGAATTAAATAGTGTGTTTGAGTATGCTTTTTACGCTGCTAAACGTGTGCGCTCTGAAACAGCAGTAGGCAGCCATGCAGTTTCAATGGGATATGCTGTTGCACAGTTGGCTTTACAAGTTTTTAGTAAACCTGAAAAGTTAACAGTTATGGTGGTTGCCGCAGGCGAAATGAACAGTCTGGTTGCCAAGCACTTAGCTGAAATGGGTGTTGCCAAGATTATCATTTGTAATCGTAGCCGCGAACGTGCTGATCAATTGGCTCAAGAAATTACCCATCAAGTTGAAGTTGAGATTATTGATTTTTCAACGCTATCAGAAAATTTATATCGTGCTGATGTGGTTTCAAGTTGTACGGGGAGTTTGTATCAGGTTATTGCCTATGCAGATGTTAAAACCGCACTAAAGAAGCGCCGTTACCAGCAAATGTTAATGGTTGATTTGGCTGTACCACGTGATATTGATCCTAAAGTGGAATCACTTGATGGTGTGTATTTGTATGGAGTTGATGATTTACAAAGTGTGATTGATGAAAACTTGGCTCAACGACGTCAAGCGGCTGTTGAAGCGGAAGTAATGGTTAATCAGCTAGCCACTCAGCTCATTACACATCAAAAAGTTAAAGAAGCGGGTAGCACAATTCATGCATATCGCCAGCATAGTGAAGAAATTAGCCAGCAAGAGCTTGCTCATGCATTAGAAACTTTGCACCATGGGGGAAATCCTGAGCAAGTGCTTAAAGAGTTTGCTCACCGCTTAACGCAAAAGTTAATGCATCCTACCTCTATGTTATTGCGCGAAGCTGCCAAAGCAGAAAGTCCTGACTATTTCGAGTGGCTACAACAGCATTTACAAGATGTATTTGACCATGAGCGAAAACCTAAACGTTAA
- a CDS encoding DNA primase has translation MAIPQHTIDQILDRTDIVDLIGQRVKLKKTGRTYSGCCPFHQEKTPSFHVYRDKQYYHCFGCQANGNAIRFLMDIDNRNFIDVMKELSSHAGVELPKDNTDNKKLSYTRQVTKSPAPQKTTDETTTQAPTDDQYNTLEPVYFDDPFAQFEQPFSFDEPVQEGNLYDLLENVAQFYEHQLPTSQKAKKYFKQRGLTDQTIQFWRLGYAPEDWQHLEKAFPYDIEGLKQLGLIRSSDNGRDFDLLRDRVIFPIRDPKGRVVGFGGRALNDEIKPKYINSPDSEVFHKNQLLYGLYEGRKLKSNDWLMVEGYMDVIALQQYGITGAVATLGTASNTEHLNILFKQNNRITIAFDGDAAGQKAARRTLEIALPLLNDGRELKFFVLPNDDDPDSLIRREGLENFQRLLDQAPLLSDFVFAHLTGQHNISTPEGKSLVMGELRELTELLPKQGSFRYLLTQSFREKLGLGKRFTPQVSHDASLSFNIQTKDEDFAVAILMHHPFLYIHFEGLRAYIAQDELLAKILAILNRIFDDLPDDQELATYYVLGACSSYCHEVADIMQRTNIQALTQAPEVADKLAKEYALGLQERYLRQKLKSKISLVESRNLRQQLNELTKQISLRLLS, from the coding sequence ATGGCAATTCCACAACATACGATTGATCAGATTTTAGATCGGACAGATATTGTCGATCTGATTGGTCAACGTGTGAAACTGAAAAAGACCGGACGAACATATTCTGGTTGTTGCCCTTTTCATCAAGAAAAAACTCCCTCTTTCCATGTATACCGTGATAAGCAGTATTATCACTGCTTTGGCTGCCAGGCAAACGGTAATGCCATTCGCTTTTTGATGGATATTGATAACCGAAACTTCATTGATGTGATGAAGGAATTATCGAGTCATGCGGGTGTCGAATTACCAAAAGATAATACCGATAATAAAAAACTATCTTATACACGCCAAGTTACTAAGTCACCTGCGCCACAAAAAACGACTGATGAAACCACAACTCAAGCACCTACAGATGATCAGTATAATACGCTTGAGCCAGTATATTTTGATGATCCTTTTGCACAGTTTGAACAGCCTTTTAGTTTTGATGAACCCGTACAAGAAGGTAATTTATACGACCTTTTAGAAAATGTTGCTCAGTTTTACGAACATCAATTACCAACCAGTCAAAAAGCTAAAAAATACTTTAAGCAGCGTGGTTTAACTGACCAAACTATTCAGTTTTGGCGTTTAGGTTATGCTCCCGAAGATTGGCAGCATTTAGAAAAAGCTTTTCCTTACGATATTGAAGGTCTAAAGCAACTCGGACTCATCCGTTCAAGTGATAATGGCCGTGACTTTGACCTTTTACGTGATCGCGTTATTTTCCCAATTCGAGACCCGAAAGGTCGTGTCGTTGGATTTGGTGGTCGTGCGCTCAATGACGAAATTAAACCCAAATACATTAACTCACCAGATTCAGAAGTTTTCCATAAAAACCAACTGCTTTATGGTCTATATGAAGGTCGAAAATTAAAATCTAATGACTGGTTAATGGTAGAAGGATATATGGATGTCATTGCATTACAGCAATATGGCATCACGGGTGCTGTCGCAACTTTAGGAACGGCAAGTAATACTGAACACTTAAATATTTTATTTAAACAAAATAATCGAATTACGATTGCCTTTGATGGTGATGCTGCCGGTCAAAAAGCAGCACGTCGAACTTTAGAAATTGCATTACCACTACTCAATGATGGTCGTGAGCTTAAATTCTTTGTACTGCCTAATGACGACGATCCAGACTCTCTAATCCGACGTGAAGGTCTTGAAAACTTCCAAAGGCTATTAGATCAAGCTCCCCTGCTCTCTGACTTCGTTTTTGCTCATCTTACGGGTCAACATAACATTAGTACCCCTGAAGGCAAGAGTCTTGTCATGGGTGAGTTAAGGGAACTCACCGAGCTATTGCCGAAACAAGGATCTTTCCGTTACCTATTAACACAATCTTTCCGTGAAAAATTAGGTTTAGGCAAGCGCTTTACTCCACAAGTTAGTCACGATGCATCACTCTCTTTTAACATCCAAACGAAAGATGAAGACTTTGCTGTTGCAATTTTAATGCATCATCCATTTCTTTATATTCATTTTGAAGGATTGCGTGCCTATATTGCACAAGATGAGTTATTGGCTAAAATTTTAGCAATTCTAAACCGTATATTTGATGATCTACCTGATGATCAAGAATTAGCAACTTATTATGTACTAGGCGCTTGTAGCAGTTACTGCCATGAAGTTGCAGATATTATGCAAAGAACCAATATTCAAGCGTTAACTCAAGCTCCTGAAGTCGCTGATAAACTTGCTAAAGAATATGCGTTAGGCTTGCAAGAAAGATATTTACGTCAAAAACTGAAATCTAAAATTTCATTAGTTGAGTCACGAAACTTAAGACAACAACTTAATGAACTGACTAAACAAATTAGTTTAAGACTACTGTCTTAA
- a CDS encoding outer membrane protein assembly factor BamD — MSLPRYKITMLALSLGVASAFVGCSSNPSKKEVVDTGPQSSEQAYFEKAQKSLDRGQYLDATKSLEAIDTYYPTGQYAQQAQLELLYSKFKQKDYEGAIALAERFIRLNPQHPNLDYAYYVRGVSNMELNYDSLLRYTSLQQSHRDISYLKLAYQNFVDLIRRFPSSQYSVDAAQRMKFIGQELAESEMNAARFNVKRKAWIAAAERSQWVIEHYPQTPQVPEALATLAYSYDKLGDKATSQQYIEVLKLNYPSLVNKNGTVNMRAARKEGNWINRATLGILGRESKSVTAETTSATEPKRSLLNRVSFGLIGNSGKEEAEESTSKPVETPKPERSWTNRLSFGLLDKPEKAAEGATVAPAASSNEVNDAAQ, encoded by the coding sequence ATGTCGCTACCACGTTATAAAATTACGATGCTTGCCTTATCTTTAGGTGTAGCGTCTGCATTTGTGGGCTGTAGCAGCAATCCAAGTAAAAAAGAAGTGGTCGATACTGGCCCTCAATCTAGTGAACAAGCGTATTTTGAAAAGGCCCAAAAATCTCTTGATCGTGGTCAATATCTTGACGCCACTAAGTCATTAGAAGCGATTGATACTTATTATCCAACTGGACAATACGCACAACAAGCACAACTTGAACTTCTCTATTCAAAATTTAAGCAAAAAGATTATGAAGGAGCAATTGCTCTAGCAGAACGCTTTATTCGTTTAAATCCTCAGCATCCAAATTTAGATTATGCATACTATGTACGTGGCGTATCTAACATGGAGCTGAACTACGACAGCTTATTGCGTTATACCTCTTTGCAACAATCTCACCGTGACATCAGTTATTTAAAACTTGCTTATCAAAACTTTGTTGATTTGATTCGTCGCTTCCCAAGTAGCCAATACTCTGTAGATGCAGCACAGCGTATGAAGTTTATTGGTCAAGAGCTTGCTGAAAGCGAAATGAATGCAGCACGTTTCAATGTTAAACGTAAAGCATGGATTGCCGCAGCTGAGCGTTCACAATGGGTAATTGAACACTATCCACAAACGCCTCAAGTGCCAGAAGCATTAGCAACTTTGGCATATAGCTATGACAAGCTAGGTGATAAGGCAACTTCGCAACAATATATCGAAGTTCTAAAACTTAACTACCCTAGCCTTGTAAATAAAAATGGCACAGTGAATATGCGTGCCGCACGTAAAGAAGGTAACTGGATTAACCGTGCAACCTTGGGTATTCTCGGTCGCGAATCTAAATCTGTAACAGCTGAAACAACTTCTGCGACTGAACCAAAACGTAGTTTATTGAACCGCGTAAGTTTTGGTTTAATTGGTAACTCTGGCAAAGAAGAAGCTGAAGAATCAACCAGTAAACCTGTTGAAACGCCAAAACCTGAACGTAGCTGGACTAATCGTTTAAGTTTCGGTTTACTTGATAAACCTGAAAAAGCAGCAGAAGGTGCAACAGTTGCGCCTGCGGCTTCTTCGAATGAAGTAAATGACGCTGCTCAATAA
- the rluD gene encoding 23S rRNA pseudouridine(1911/1915/1917) synthase RluD, whose product MTSAQSSNTNFSETDFNLLEDSEDADNHTSDTTATRLSLQVQLDESYLGQRIDQVAAMVWSEFSREKLKQWMKEGHLLVNGNIVKPKYRCEGSETLTLNVELEAQTTSQPENIPLDIVYEDEDILVINKPVGMVVHPGAGNTSGTLVNALLYHSPKLAELSRAGLVHRIDKDTSGLLVVAKTLEAQFSLSKQLANKSVYRLYDLVVYGNIIAGGTIDEPIKRHPVDRVKMAILPGGRDAVTHYNVKERFKDFTRVQARLETGRTHQIRVHFSYIGYGLIGDQVYMNRVRVPAGASELLIDTLRGFKRQALHAAKLGLKHPRTGEEMTFEAPWPEDFTQLINVLRSENAAY is encoded by the coding sequence ATGACTTCAGCACAATCTTCAAACACAAACTTCTCTGAAACTGACTTCAATTTACTTGAAGATTCTGAGGATGCAGATAACCATACTTCTGATACAACTGCAACACGTTTATCGTTGCAAGTTCAGCTAGATGAAAGCTACTTAGGGCAACGTATCGACCAAGTTGCAGCTATGGTGTGGAGTGAATTCTCCCGCGAAAAACTTAAACAATGGATGAAGGAAGGTCATCTGTTGGTAAATGGTAACATCGTAAAGCCTAAATATCGTTGTGAGGGTAGTGAAACACTTACATTAAATGTTGAACTAGAAGCACAGACCACCAGTCAGCCAGAAAATATTCCACTTGATATTGTTTATGAAGATGAAGATATTTTAGTCATTAATAAGCCAGTAGGTATGGTGGTGCATCCTGGGGCGGGGAACACCTCTGGAACTTTGGTGAATGCTTTACTTTACCATTCTCCAAAATTGGCTGAACTCTCTCGTGCCGGTTTAGTACATCGTATTGATAAAGATACTAGCGGTTTATTGGTTGTTGCTAAAACATTAGAAGCTCAATTTTCTTTAAGTAAACAGCTGGCAAATAAATCGGTTTACCGTTTATATGATTTGGTTGTGTATGGAAATATTATTGCTGGCGGTACGATTGATGAACCGATCAAACGTCATCCAGTTGACCGTGTGAAAATGGCAATTTTACCGGGTGGGCGAGATGCAGTGACCCATTACAATGTAAAAGAGCGCTTTAAAGATTTTACCCGTGTGCAAGCTCGCCTTGAAACAGGTCGAACTCATCAGATTCGTGTGCATTTTAGTTACATTGGTTATGGCTTGATAGGTGATCAGGTTTATATGAACCGTGTACGTGTGCCTGCTGGTGCTTCTGAATTGCTCATTGACACTTTACGTGGTTTTAAACGTCAAGCGTTACATGCAGCGAAGCTTGGCTTAAAGCATCCTCGTACTGGTGAAGAAATGACATTTGAAGCACCATGGCCTGAAGATTTTACCCAGCTAATTAATGTGTTACGTTCAGAAAACGCTGCATATTAA
- the pgeF gene encoding peptidoglycan editing factor PgeF: MEFVQGLPQGVFVGQTRIQHPLALPTDQSELTGFNLALHVKDEAQRVQQHRMMLLDEFAQFGVKKMTWMTQTHSTICHTVNEQIPFIALIGDGLVTQTKGHALMMMTADCLPVVLGNAEGTEVANLHAGWRGLAGGIIENTVAAMQSPPTWAWLGAAISQPCFEIGAEVKTAFCSKYPELETAFIDGKAPDKFHADLYAIARFILQKLGVKQVLGGDQCSYQQQDEYFSYRRDAKTGRMATFVFM; this comes from the coding sequence ATGGAATTTGTTCAAGGTTTACCTCAAGGTGTATTTGTAGGGCAGACGCGTATTCAACATCCTTTGGCATTACCAACGGATCAAAGTGAACTAACAGGTTTTAATCTTGCTTTACATGTTAAAGATGAAGCCCAGCGCGTTCAGCAACATCGAATGATGCTGTTAGACGAGTTTGCTCAGTTTGGTGTTAAGAAAATGACATGGATGACTCAAACGCATAGTACGATTTGTCATACGGTTAATGAACAAATTCCTTTTATCGCATTAATTGGTGATGGCTTGGTCACACAAACCAAAGGTCATGCATTAATGATGATGACCGCCGACTGTTTGCCTGTGGTACTGGGTAATGCTGAGGGTACTGAAGTTGCCAATTTACATGCAGGATGGCGTGGTTTGGCGGGTGGTATTATTGAAAATACAGTTGCTGCTATGCAGAGCCCTCCAACATGGGCTTGGTTAGGAGCTGCGATTAGTCAACCCTGCTTTGAAATTGGAGCTGAAGTAAAAACTGCTTTTTGCAGTAAATATCCTGAACTGGAAACAGCATTTATTGATGGGAAAGCTCCAGATAAATTTCATGCAGATTTGTATGCGATTGCTCGTTTTATTTTGCAAAAACTCGGTGTTAAACAGGTTTTAGGGGGCGATCAATGCTCATATCAGCAGCAAGATGAGTACTTTTCTTATCGCCGTGATGCTAAAACTGGCCGTATGGCAACTTTTGTTTTTATGTAG
- a CDS encoding flavodoxin family protein yields MSLPEKHLSIVYHSPYGHTAKVASAIAAGAEVMGVKVHVMNIEHIDWDVLDASQGIIFGSPTYMGSVTADFKKFMDSTSKRWKNRLWQGKLAAGFANSGGLSGDKLAVLQQLNIFAMQHGMLWSGLPLMATGHTETDLNRLSSCLGLMTQSDNAPVEITPPQGDLDTAKWFGEYIAGLLYRLN; encoded by the coding sequence ATGTCTTTGCCTGAAAAACATCTTTCTATTGTCTATCACAGTCCTTATGGTCACACTGCAAAGGTAGCATCTGCTATTGCTGCTGGTGCAGAGGTGATGGGTGTTAAAGTACATGTGATGAATATTGAGCACATTGACTGGGATGTTTTAGATGCTTCACAGGGGATTATTTTCGGCTCGCCAACGTATATGGGGAGTGTAACTGCTGATTTTAAAAAGTTTATGGATAGCACATCCAAACGTTGGAAAAATCGTTTATGGCAAGGCAAGTTAGCAGCGGGTTTTGCAAATTCGGGTGGTTTGAGTGGCGATAAACTGGCGGTTCTACAACAGCTTAATATTTTTGCAATGCAACATGGCATGTTGTGGTCTGGTTTGCCTTTAATGGCGACAGGTCATACTGAAACTGATTTAAACCGATTATCAAGTTGTTTGGGTTTAATGACTCAGTCGGATAATGCACCTGTTGAAATTACGCCACCGCAAGGGGATTTAGATACTGCTAAATGGTTTGGTGAATATATTGCTGGACTTTTATATAGATTAAATTAA
- the smpB gene encoding SsrA-binding protein SmpB — protein sequence MAKATVVKKHNGGTIAQNKRARHDYFIEEKFEAGMSLQGWEVKSLRAGRMTLTESYVIFKNGEAFLLGSQIQPLLSASTHVVPEATRTRKLLLSRRQLEHLMGAVNQKGYSCVPLACYWKGHLVKLEIALVKGKQLHDKRATEKDRDWQRDKARIFHK from the coding sequence ATGGCGAAAGCAACAGTAGTAAAGAAACATAATGGCGGAACCATCGCACAAAACAAACGTGCCCGTCATGATTATTTTATCGAAGAAAAATTTGAAGCAGGTATGTCACTTCAAGGTTGGGAAGTAAAATCCTTACGTGCTGGGCGTATGACTTTGACAGAAAGTTATGTCATTTTTAAAAATGGCGAAGCATTTTTACTTGGCTCACAAATTCAGCCTTTATTATCGGCTTCAACTCATGTTGTGCCTGAAGCAACACGTACTCGTAAGTTATTACTCTCCCGACGTCAGCTTGAACACTTAATGGGCGCAGTGAACCAAAAAGGTTACTCGTGCGTTCCATTAGCATGTTACTGGAAGGGACACTTGGTTAAACTAGAAATTGCGCTTGTAAAAGGTAAACAGCTCCATGACAAACGCGCAACTGAAAAAGACCGTGACTGGCAGCGTGATAAAGCTCGAATATTTCATAAATAA
- the coaD gene encoding pantetheine-phosphate adenylyltransferase codes for MSKTRVIYPGTFDPITNGHVDLVTRASRMFDEVVVAIAIGHHKNPLFSLEERVALAQSSLGHLSNVEFVGFDGLLVNFFKEQKATAVLRGLRAVSDFEYEFQLANMNRQLDPHFEAVFLTPSEQYSFISSTLIREIARLKGDVTKFVPQAVVEAFERKHQQGW; via the coding sequence ATGTCTAAAACGCGTGTAATTTATCCTGGAACATTTGACCCTATCACAAATGGGCACGTTGATTTAGTTACTAGAGCATCAAGAATGTTTGATGAGGTCGTAGTAGCTATTGCAATTGGACATCATAAAAATCCTTTGTTCAGTCTAGAAGAAAGAGTTGCACTGGCACAGTCATCATTAGGTCATCTATCAAATGTCGAATTTGTAGGTTTTGATGGTTTACTGGTTAATTTTTTCAAAGAACAAAAGGCCACAGCAGTACTACGTGGTTTAAGAGCAGTCTCTGATTTTGAATATGAGTTTCAACTGGCCAATATGAACCGCCAACTTGATCCGCATTTTGAAGCAGTGTTTTTAACACCTTCTGAACAGTATTCTTTTATTTCTTCGACGTTGATTCGAGAAATTGCACGCTTAAAAGGGGACGTAACCAAGTTTGTTCCGCAAGCTGTGGTCGAAGCTTTTGAACGTAAACATCAACAAGGTTGGTAA
- a CDS encoding YfhL family 4Fe-4S dicluster ferredoxin: MSLYITDECINCDVCEPVCPNEAIFMGEVIYEIHPDLCTECVGHHDQPQCQLFCPVDCIPKDPQHEETEEQLLDKYKKLIAQKSTSN, encoded by the coding sequence GTGTCGTTATATATCACCGATGAGTGCATAAACTGTGATGTTTGTGAACCAGTTTGCCCAAATGAAGCAATTTTTATGGGTGAAGTGATTTATGAAATTCATCCGGATTTATGTACCGAGTGCGTTGGTCATCATGACCAGCCACAGTGTCAATTATTTTGTCCAGTCGACTGTATTCCTAAAGATCCGCAGCATGAGGAAACGGAAGAACAGCTATTAGACAAATATAAAAAACTAATTGCTCAAAAAAGCACAAGCAATTAG